CCAGGCGCGTCTCGACGGCTGCCGCCTCGCGCACGTGCATCCACAACCCCTCGAGCAGCTCGGGCAGCCCCCGCCCGGTCACGGCCGAGATGGGGTACTGCGCGGCGGCCCGTGGCGCGTCCAGCGGCTGCCAATCCTTGGCGGGCGGCAGCAGGTCCAGCTTGGTGAAGACGACGACGTGCGGCTTGCCACTGAGCTCCGGCGAATAGGAGAGCACCTCGCGCCGCAGCAGCCGGTACTCGTCCGCGGGATCAGGGCTGTCGACGGGAATCAGGAACGCCAGCGTGCGGGTTCGCTCGATGTGGCGCAGGAAGCGCAGTCCCAGCCCCCGCCCCGCGTGCGCGCCTTCAATGATCCCCGGGATGTCCGCAACCACGAAGCTGCGGTGCCCCGTCAGCCTTACCACGCCCAGGTTAGGCATCAAGGTGGTGAAGGGGTAGTCCGCGATCTTGGGGGTCGCAGCCGTGATCGCCGCGAGCAGCGTCGACTTCCCGGCGTTCGGCTGGCCGACCAGTCCCACGTCGGCGATCAGCTTCAGTTCCAGGGCGACGCGTCGCTCCTCCCCCTCTCCGCCCGGCTCCCAGTAGCGCGGCGCACGCCGCGTCGGCGTAGCGAACGCGGCATTCCCGCGGCCGCCCCGCCCTCCGCGCACCACAACCAGATCTGCTCCATCCTCGAGCAGCTCGCCCAGCCGCTCCCCCGTGTCCGCGTCCGTGACCACCGTGCCCGGTGGCACACGC
This genomic stretch from Gemmatimonadota bacterium harbors:
- the obgE gene encoding GTPase ObgE yields the protein MFIDYAVIRVYAGTGGSGAEAFRREKGVPRGGPSGGDGGKGGDVILQADAQLTTLLDYRYQQHYRAERGQHGQGKNRKGRDGADLILRVPPGTVVTDADTGERLGELLEDGADLVVVRGGRGGRGNAAFATPTRRAPRYWEPGGEGEERRVALELKLIADVGLVGQPNAGKSTLLAAITAATPKIADYPFTTLMPNLGVVRLTGHRSFVVADIPGIIEGAHAGRGLGLRFLRHIERTRTLAFLIPVDSPDPADEYRLLRREVLSYSPELSGKPHVVVFTKLDLLPPAKDWQPLDAPRAAAQYPISAVTGRGLPELLEGLWMHVREAAAVETRLAAREAEGWRP